Proteins from a single region of Rhinolophus sinicus isolate RSC01 linkage group LG13, ASM3656204v1, whole genome shotgun sequence:
- the MEX3B gene encoding RNA-binding protein MEX3B, whose protein sequence is MPSSLFADLERNGSGGGGGGGGGETLDDQRALQLALDQLSLLGLDSDEGASLYDSEPRKKSVNMTECVPVPSSEHVAEIVGRQGCKIKALRAKTNTYIKTPVRGEEPVFVVTGRKEDVAMARREIISAAEHFSVIRASRSKNTALNGAAPGPPNLPGQTTIQVRVPYRVVGLVVGPKGATIKRIQQQTHTYIVTPSRDKEPVFEVTGMPENVDRAREEIEAHIALRTGGIIELTDENDFHANGTDVGFDLHHGSGGSGPGSLWSKPTPSITPTPGRKPFSSYRNDSSSSLGSASTDSYFGGGTGGSAAATPRLADYSPPSPALSFAHNGNNSSNGNGYTYPAGEASVPSPDGCPELQPTFDPAPAPPPGAPLLWAQFERSPGGGPAAPVSSSCSSSASSSASSSSVVFPGAGASAPSNANLGLLVHRRLHPGTSCPRLSPPLHMAPGAGEHHLARRVRSDPGGGGLAYAAYANGLGAQLPGLQPSDTSGSSSSSSSSSSSSSSSSGLRRKGSRDCSVCFESEVIAALVPCGHNLFCMECANRICEKSEPECPVCHTAVTQAIRIFS, encoded by the exons ATGCCCAGCTCGCTGTTTGCAGACCTGGAGCGCAACGGCAGCGGCgggggaggcggcggcggcgggggagAGACCCTGGATGACCAAAGAGCCCTGCAGCTCGCCTTGGACCAGCTCTCCCTCCTGGGGCTGGACAGTGACGAGGGCGCCTCTCTGTACGACAGCGAGCCGCGCAAGAAGAGCGTGAACATGACCGAGTGCGTGCCGGTACCTAGTTCCGAGCATGTCGCCGAGATCGTGGGGCGGCAAG GTTGTAAAATCAAAGCACTGCGGGCGAAGACCAACACTTACATCAAGACCCCGGTTCGCGGGGAGGAGCCTGTGTTTGTTGTCACGGGCAGGAAGGAGGATGTGGCCATGGCTCGCAGGGAGATCATCTCGGCCGCTGAGCACTTCTCCGTGATCCGCGCCTCCAGGAGTAAGAACACGGCGCTCAACGGCGCGGCGCCGGGGCCGCCCAACCTCCCGGGGCAGACCACCATCCAGGTGCGGGTCCCTTACCGCGTGGTGGGGCTCGTGGTCGGGCCCAAGGGCGCCACCATCAAGCGCATCCAGCAGCAAACGCACACGTACATCGTGACGCCCAGCCGCGACAAGGAGCCGGTGTTCGAGGTGACGGGCATGCCGGAGAACGTGGACCGAGCTCGCGAGGAGATCGAGGCGCACATCGCCCTGCGCACCGGCGGCATCATTGAGCTCACGGACGAGAACGACTTCCACGCCAACGGCACGGACGTGGGCTTTGACCTGCACCACGGGTCCGGCGGGTCCGGCCCAGGCAGCCTCTGGAGCAAGCCCACCCCCAGCATCACGCCCACCCCCGGCCGCAAGCCCTTCTCCAGCTACCGCAACGACAGCTCCAGCTCGCTCGGCAGCGCCTCCACAGACTCTTACTTCGGCGGGGGGACAGGCGGCAGCGCAGCCGCCACCCCGCGCCTGGCGGACTACAGTCCCCCCAGCCCCGCGCTCAGCTTTGCCCACAACGGAAACAACAGCAGCAATGGCAATGGGTACACGTACCCGGCAGGGGAAGCTTCCGTGCCTTCCCCCGACGGCTGTCCCGAGCTCCAGCCCACCTTCGACCCGGCTCCCGCCCCGCCGCCTGGGGCGCCCCTTCTCTGGGCCCAGTTCGAGCGGTCCCCGGGAGGTGGACCTGCAGCTCCCGTGTCCTCCTCCTGTTCTTCCTCTGCATCTTCGTCCGCTTCGTCCTCCTCGGTGGTCTTTCCCGGGGCCGGCGCCAGCGCGCCCTCCAACGCCAACCTGGGGCTGCTGGTGCACCGCAGGCTGCACCCCGGCACCAGCTGCCCGCGCCTGTCCCCGCCCTTGCACATGGCCCCGGGGGCTGGCGAGCACCACCTGGCTCGCCGGGTGCGCAGCGACCCGGGAGGAGGGGGCCTGGCCTACGCGGCCTATGCCAATGGGCTGGGGGCGCAGCTGCCGGGCCTGCAGCCGTCGGACACGTCGGGCTCCTCGTCGTCGTCCAGCTCCTCGTCCAGCTCCTCGTCGTCCTCCTCTGGCTTGCGGCGGAAGGGCAGCCGCGACTGCTCCGTGTGCTTCGAGAGCGAAGTGATCGCCGCGCTGGTGCCCTGTGGTCACAACCTCTTCTGCATGGAGTGCGCCAACCGCATCTGCGAGAAGAGCGAGCCTGAGTGCCCGGTCTGCCACACCGCGGTCACTCAGGCCATCCGCATCTTTTCCTGA